Genomic segment of Coregonus clupeaformis isolate EN_2021a unplaced genomic scaffold, ASM2061545v1 scaf0235, whole genome shotgun sequence:
ggctacagtatagtacagcatagtataggctacagtatagtacaggctacagtatagtatagtataggctacagtatagtataggctacagtatagtataggctacagtatagtacaggctacagtatagtataggctacagtatagtacagtatagtataggctacagtatagtataggctacagtataggctacagtatagtacaggctacagtatagtacaggctacagtataggctacagtatagtataggctacagtataggctacagtatagtacaggctacagtatagtacaggctacagtataggctacagtatagtataggctacagtatagtacagtatagtataggctacagtatagtataggctacagtatagtataggctacagtatagtataggctacagtatggtacaggctacagtatagtataggctacagtatagtacagtatagtataggctacagtatagtataggctacagtataggctacagtatagtacaggctacagtatagtacaggctacagtatagtacagtagagtataggctacagtatagtataggctacagtatagtacagtagagtataggctacagtatagtataggctacagtatagtatagtatagtataggctacagtatagtataggctacagtatagtacagtatagtacagtatagtgctacagtatagtataggctacagtatagtacagtataggctacagtactatggtcctctgtagctcagctggtagagcacggcgcttgtaacgccaaggtagtggggtcgaaccccgggaccacccatatacaaaaaaaaaatgtatgcacgcatgactgtaagtcgctttggataaaagcgtctgctaaatggcatattattattattattattattattattattattatagtgtatagtacagtatagtataggctacagtatagtataggctacagtatagtataggctacagtatagtacagtatagtataggctacagtatagtataggctacagtatagtacagtatggtataggctacagtatagtataggctacagtatagtacagtatagtataggctacagtatagtacaggctacagtatagtacaggctacagtatagtacaggctacagtatagtataggctacagtatagtataggctacagtatagtacagtatagtataggctacagtatagtataggctacagtatagtacagtatagtataggctacagtatagtacaggctacagtatagtacagtatagtataggctacagtatagtacaggctacagtatagtacaggctacagtatagtacaggctacagtatagtataggctacagtatagtataggctacagtatagtacagtatagtataggctacagtagagtataggctacagtatagtacagtatagtataggctacagtatagtacagtatagtataggctacagtatagtataggctacagtatagtacagtatagtataggctacagtagagtataggctacagtatagtacagtatagtataggccagaggtgtggactcgagtcatgtgacttggactcgagtcagactcgagtcatgaatttgatgacttcagactcgactcgacaaaatgtacaaagacttgcaactcgacttggactttaacatcaatgactcgtgacttgacttggacttgcgccttatgactcgagaagacttgctacgaggacttgtaatgacttgcaaaggcttgctaagaggacttgaaatgactcgaaactaaaatgtaggactttggactcgacttgagacttgatggctttgacttttgactcgacttgggacttgcctcatctttgactcgacttgactcgggactcgagggcaaagacttgagacttacttgtgacttgcataacaatgactttgtcccacctctggtataggctacagtatagtacagtatagtataggctacagtatagtataggctacagtatagtacagtatagtataggctacagtatagtataggctacagtatagtacagtatagtataggctacagtatagtataggctacagtatagtacagtataggctacagtatagtacagtatagtataggctacagtatagtacagtatagtataggctacagtatagtataggctacattatagtacagtatagtataggctacagtatagtataggctacagtatagtacagtatggtataggctacagtatagtataggctacagtatagtacagtatagtataggctacagtagagTATatgctacagtatagtacagtatagtataggctacagtatagtacagtatagtataggctacagtatagtataggctacagtatagtacagtatagtataggctacagtatagtataggctacagtatagtacagtatggtataggctacagtatagtataggctacagtatagtacagtatagtataggctacagtatagtataggctacagtatagtacaggctacagtatagtacaggctacagtatagtataggctacagtatagtataggctacagtatagtacagtatagtataggctacagtagagtataggctacagtatagtacagtatagtataggctacagtatagtacagtatagtataggctacagtatagtataggctacagtatagtacagtatagtataggctacagtagagtataggctacagtatagtacagtatagtataggctacagtatagtacagtatagtataggctacagtatagtacagtatggtataggctacagtatagtacagtatagtataggctacagtatagtataggctacagtatagtacagtatagtataggctacagtatagtacagtatagtataggctacagtatagtacagtatagtataggctacagtatagtataggctacagtatagtacagtatagtataggctacagtatagtataggctacagtatagtacagtatggtataggctacagtatagtataggctacagtatagtacagtatagtataggctacagtatagtataggctacagtatagtacaggctacagtatagtacaggctacagtatagtacaggctacagtatagtataggctacagtatagtataggctacagtatagtacagtatagtataggctacagtagagtataggctacagtatagtataggctacagtagagtataggctacagtatagtatagtatagtataggctacagtatattataggctacagtatagtacagtatagtataggctacagtagagtataggctacagtatagtatagtatagtataggctacagtatattataggctacagtatagtacagtatagtataggctacagtatattataggctacagtatagtacagtatagtataggctacagtagagtataggctacagtatagtataggctacagtatagtatagtatagtataggctacagtatagtataggctacagtagagtataggctacagtatagtatagtatagtataggctacagtatattataggctacagtatagtacagtatagtataggctacagtatattataggctacagtatagtacagtatagtataggctacagtagagtataggctacagtatggGTATTCTACTCAGAAATGGTGCACGCAGATATTTAGTGTGAAATTTACGCAgcggttataaatgaggccccaggggAGAAGAACCCTGGTTTACCTGTTGGTACCTCACCTGTGCAGTACACAGTTTTGGCCACCGTTGCCATGACTATGCTGGTCAGCCCAGTCCCCGCCCCCAACTCCAAGACGGTGGCTCCTCTGAACGTAGTTGGCTGAGACAGGATTAAATCAGCCAATAGGAACGCACCACGCCAGACCTAGGAAAGGAGAGATagtgtcacataataagttgcatggactcactctgtgtgcaataatagtgtttaacatgactacctcatctctgtaccccacacatacaattatctgtaaggtccctgagtcgagcagtgaatttcaagcacagattcaactacaaagaccagggaggttttccaatgcctcgttaagaagggctcctattggtagatgggtaaaaaataaataaatctgacattgaatatccgtttgagcacggtgaagttattaattacactttggatggtgtatcaatacacccagtcactacaaagatacagtcatccttcctaactcagttgccagagaggaaggaaaccgctcagggatttcaccatgaggccaatggtgactattaaacagttacagagtttaatggctgtaataggagaaaactgaggagggatcaacaacattgtagttactccacaatactaacctaattaaaagagtgaaaagaaggaagcatgtacagaataaaaatattccaaaacatgcatcctgtttgcaacaagccaCTAAAGTAATACCGCAAAAAATGTGACAAGGCAATtccctttttgtcctgaatacaaagcatgatgtttggggcaaatcccaTTGCTGAGtaacactctccatattttcaagcatagtggtgactgcatcatgttatgggtatgtttgtaatcgttaaggactggggagtttttcaagataaaaaaattaagcacaggcaaaatcctagaggcaaacctggttcaatctgctttccaccagacattggGAGATTAATACACCTTtcatcaggacaataacctaaaacacaaggccaaatctacactatgGATGTTTACcaaaaagacagtgaatgttccggagtagccgagttacagttttgacgtgAAAATCtaaggcaagacctgaaaatggttgtctagcaatgatcaacaaccaatttgactgagcttaaagaattttgaaaataataatgggcaaattttGCACATctaggtgtgaatacttacataaatgaaATATTTTGAACTTATTtgtcaataaatttgcaaaaatgtctaaaaacatgttttcacttgttcattatagggtattgtgtctagatgggtgagaaaataaatcaatttaatcaattttgaattcaggctgtaacacaacaaaatatggaataagtcaaggggtgtaaatactttttgaaggcactgtacattataTATATCAGAGGAAGGAAAAAGaaggtagcgagagagagagtaagagagacagacacagagcgagggagagagacagacacagagcgagggagagagacagacacagagcgagggagagagacagacacagagcgagggagagagacagacacagagcgagggagagagacagacacagagcgagggagagagacagacacagagcgagggagagagacagacacagagcgagggagagagacagacacagagcgaggggagagagacagacacagagcgagggagagagacagacacagagcgagggagagagacagacacagagcgagggagagagacagacacagagcgagggagagagacagacacagagcgagggagagggagagtggaagagTGACTCACCTGTTTACCAACATCTTCTAAAGGCGTGGCCATAGTGTGTTCTGTTAGAGATATGTTGGATTTAAACAGTtataacacacacataaacacagttataactcacacataaacacagttataacacacacaccaacagttATAACTCACACAAACAGTtataacacacacataaacacagttataacacacacaccaacacagttataacacacacacaccaacagttataacacacacaccaacacagttataacacacacacattaacacagttATAACTCACATAAACAGAGttataacacacacaccaacagttATAACTCACACAAATAGTTATAACACACATAAACAGTtataacacacacataaacacagttataacacacacaccaacacagttataacacacacaccaacacagttataacacacacaccaacacagttatAACTCACATAAACAGAGTTAACACACACAAATAGTtataacacacacataaacacagttataacacacacataaacacagttataacacacacataaacacagttataacacacataaacacagttataacacacacataaacacagttataacacacacacataaacacagttataactcacacaaacacagttataactcacacatacacatagtTATAACACACAAACAGTTATAGCTCACATAAACAGTTATATCACCACATAAACACAGTTATAACTCACAAATACAGTTATAACAAACACAAACAAAGTTATAACACACAAACAGTTATAactcacacataaacacagttataacacacacaccaacagttATAACTCACACACCAACAGTTATAactcacacataaacacagttataactcacacataaacacagttataactcacacataaacacagtgataactcacacataaacacagtgataactcacacataaacacagtgataactcacacataaacacagtgataactcacacataaacacagtgataactcacacataaacacagtgataactcacacataaacacagtgataactcacacataaacacagtgataactcacacataaacacagtgataactcacacataaacacagtgataacacacataaacacagtgataacacacataaacacagtgataacacacataaacacagtgataacacacataaacacaatgATAACTCACATAAACACAGtgataacacacagacacagtgataACTCACATAAACACAGTTACAACACATACTTCTGCCTCTCAGACCTGTCTTCACTCAGCTCTTCAGGAATTACACTGGACTAAAAAGAAAAGTAGTGACCAGGGTCAGTCAGAGGTAGAAACAAGTCTTGTTGTCTTCTCACCTATCCTGATGACGTCTCTAggacactcctcctcctcttcctcctcctcttcctctcttcttgcCTGGCTGAGGATGATGGGGTAGACcacgtctctgtctctgtccatcctAGGGAGGCTCTGTCTGGACAGGGATGACATGTACAATAGTCGGTTAGTCATGTCTCTCTCAGGGAGGCTCTGTGTGAGCAGGGATGCTATGTACAATAGTCAGTTAGTCATGTCTCTCTCAGGGAGGCTCTGTCTGGGCTGGGATGACATGTACAATAGTCGGTTAGTCATGTCTCTCTCAGGGAGGCTCTGTCTGGGCTGGGATGACATGTACAATAGTCGGTTAGTCATGTCTCTCTCAGGGAGGCTCTGTCTGAGCAGGGATGACATGTACAATAGTCGGTTAGTCATGTCTCTCTCAGGGAGGCTCTGTCTGAGCAGGGATGACATGTACAATAGTCGGTTAGTCATGTCTCTCTCAGGGAGGCTCTGTCTGAGCAGGGATGACATGTACAATAGTCGGTTAGTCATGTCTCTCTCAGGGAGGCTCTGTCTGGGCTGGGATGACATGTACAATAGTCGGTTAGTCATGTCTCTCTCAGGGAGGCTCTGTCTGAGCAGGGATGACATGTACAATAGTCGGTTAGTCATGTCTCTCTCAGGGAGGCTCTGTCTGAGCAGGGATGACATGTACAATAGTCGGTTAGTCATGTCTCTCTCAGGGAGGCTCTGTCTGAGCAGGGATGACATGTACAATAGTTGGTTAGTCATGTCTCTCTCAGGGAGGCTCTGTCTGAGCAGGGATGACATGTACAATAGTCGGTTAGTCTGGAACAGGGATGggaaactttgatgggggtggggcctTTAAAAAAAGGAGCGGAGAGAAgattttgctatttttattttatcactaatttcctgcaattctacacattctgccatagggtggagagaattGTTTACTGTtcttaatatgatatctgagtgagagacTAACAacatcaatgggggccccccggtctgtaattcgaccatgattactaaaAGTTGAAATAGCTGgcggctagactaacttaccaatctaaaaaaatgAAATGCTGAGAGaaagctaattgagtgactgtcagtgactgacataagagaaaaACGGCTGGTGCCCAACCACATGTCCAAATAGCACCTTGTGTATTGTACTATTCTATTGATCCACTGGCCTTAAAACATTTctagtaaaacaataaaatgaAGGCGATAAGAAACAAAGTGAAGGTTTGACTGTAATAACTGGTGACTGATGTGGAGGTGAGACGTAACATTACTGACCTGCGTGTTACCGCTAGATCTCCATCTTCATCCAGGGGTGGTTCTACCCCTCCGTCCTCCCCTCCGTCAGCCCCTCCGTCAGCCCCTCCGTCCTCCCCTCCGTCAGCCCCTCCGTCCTCCCCTCCGTCAGCCCCTCCGTCCTCCCCTCCGTCAGCCACTCCGTCCTCCCCTCCGTCAGCCCCTCCGTCAGCCCCTCCGTCCTCCACTCCGTCAGCCCCTGTCTCACTCCCCCTAGCATCTCCCCTTCCCTTCTCCTCCTGGGTGTCGCGGTCTAACTCTTCCCCTCCGCATGGGGAACCGAGGTCACAGGTGTCCTGCTTTGCTCCGTCCCACAGGATTCTGAACCGGGAGATGAACACTAGACACacaggctgcgtttagacaggcaccCCAATTCTAATATTTTTTTCAACTAATTGCTATTTtgacaatcagatcagctctgaaacaGAAATTATGTGAatagatctgatgtgattggtcaaaagaccaattgggctgcctgtgtaaacgcagccatagagaGTTGGGACAGTTCCATTGACATTCAGGAGAGCCCTACATTGAAACTAAATTacaacatttacataatttaattTTGTGTcatttcactcactcacacacacacacacacacacacacatgcacgcacacacgcacacacgcacgccagTACCTGGTTGTCCTACGCTGTTAAGGCGTGCCATGAGGTGGCAAGAGTTGGGCAGCAACAGGTGAACGTCAGACAGCACCGTGTCATAATGGAAGGTGATCTGGTCCATGGCTCACCCTGCATGTCATCTACCTGCCTGCAGCacacctggggaacacacacacacgtcagataCACGTGTCGCAagctaacaacacacacacacacacacacacacacacacacacacacacacaggcgcataCATGTGTCGCAAGCACacaggtcaaacacacacacccttttaAGACCTTAAACTACAAAATACCAAGAGCAAACATAGATCCTGCCAGTGCCATATTCCCAGATACACACTCCTGTTGTGACAGCGTGATAGATACACACTCCTGTTGTGACACCGTGACAGATACACACTCCTGTTGTGACACCGTGACAGATACACACTCCTGTTGTGACACCGTGACAGATACACACTCCTGTTGTGACACCGTGATAGATACACACTCCTGTTGTGACACCGTGATAGATACACACTCCTGTTGTGACACCATGATAGATACACACTCCTGTTGTGACACCGTGATAGATACACACTCCTGTTGTGACAGCGTGACAGATACACACGCCTGTTGTGACAGCGTGACAGATACACACTCCTGTTGTGACACCGTGATAGATACACACTCCTGTTGTGACACCGTGATAGATACACACTCCTGTTGTGACAGCGTGACAGATACACACTCCTGTTGTGACAGCGTGATAGATACACACTCCTGTTGTGACACCGTGACAGATACACACTCCTGTTGTGACACCGTGACAGATACACACTCCTGTTGTGACACCGTGACAGATACACACTCCTGTTGTGACACCGTGATAGATACACACTCCTGTTGTGACACCGTGATAGATACACACTCCTGTTGTGACACCATGATAGATACACACTCCTGTTGTGACACCGTGATAGATACACACTCCTGTTGTGACAGCGTGACAGATACACACTCCTGTTGTGACACCGTGATAGATACACACGCCTGTTGTGACACCGTGATAGATACACACTCCTGTTGTGACACCGTGATAGATACACACTCCTGTTGTGACAGCGTGACAGATACACACTCCTGTTGTGACAGCGTGACAGATACACACGCCTGTTGTGACACCGTGATAGATACACACGCCTGTTGTGACACCGTGACAGATACACACTCCTGTTGTGACACCGTGACAGATACACACGCCTGTTGTGACACCGTGATAGATACACACTCCTGTTGTGACACCGTGATAGATACACACTCCTGTTGTGACAGCGTGACAGATACACACTCCTGTTGTGACACCGTGACAGATACACACGCCTGTTGTGACACCGTGACAGATACACACTCCTGCCTCACTGCTAAGAAACATGAGACTGCTCAGAACATCTCACAAACAGATAGACAGGCAGTGTTTAAGTGGTCCAATCAGAGCACAAAGAAGTCAGAAGAAGACATTGAAGGGAGTCTGTTGGTATAAGAGACATCAGCCAGACCCACGCAGAGAGAAGACTGGAGAGATGAGAACAGTTTgactatctgttagacaggtgaaatacaaccctgctatctgttagacaggtgaaatacaggcCTGCTATCTGTTATACAGGTGAAATACAgacctgctatctgttagacaggtgaaatacagacctgctatctgttagacaggtgaaatacagccctgctatctgttagacaggtgaaatacagccctgctatctgttagacaggtgaaatacagccctgctatctgttagacaggtgaaatacagccctgctatctgttagacaggtgaaatacagccctgctatctgttagacaggtgaaatacagccctgctatctgttagacagatTAAATACAGTCCGTGCCGGAACACAGAACTAAAAGACAAGGCCAACAGCTAAATGGATTGTCCAGCCCTCAGCCAGAGGCAATCTGCGGCTCATTTAAGTGCCCTGTAAAAGCTGAAATTGACGTCGCCATAGCTACCGACTAAGGAGAGTGTGTTAACGATCTTGTATTTACTATGTCAACAAGAGACATAATACATTGTTTGGAAACACAATCTTCTTAGTCGGTGTGGCTAAAATGTATGTTGTTATGCACTGCAGTTAGCTAGCAGCTAACTGTTAGCTGTCACTCACCTTTCCagtggtagctggctagctagcttgctagccagAAGCTGTCAATTAAAATGCTGCAAATACGTGTGTCTGGTAAACATGTATTCATTTGGTTAGCCAAATAAACTAGTCTTCCCTACGGTGGGAACCTCTGACAAAAGTAACTGAATGGGTGGGAGGGAACCTGCTAGAAACAGCTACCCTGCGCTAGCTTGATGCTAGCTACTTTGATAATGAATGACTGCAAGGTCCAGAGCAGACTAACTACGAAGCTAGCTAACGTGGGACATTTAAATGAAACACTTCCAACAAATGACATACAGTACAGTCTAATAACACAAACACGCATTCAAATCTGAGCTTACAACGACGCACAGATTCGCAGCTTGTCTCAAATGTCAGCTTCCAAGCAGTACAGAAAGAACACTGAGAGTCCAGAATGCACACGGTGCATCAATATTATTTCACCCACCAACAAAGGAAACAAAAGCCATCCAAAACGTTCTGCTTGCTACGCATCAAGAAATCATTCAATATGTAAACTGCAACACTGCTCCAAAGGCACTAAAATGGCATTTGGATTAGAATTAAAATGTAAACAGAGTTAGATTTTCACGTAGATTGTGAATAAGTATCTACGTGTGTGTTGTTGCCACTTTTCCTCACTCAAATAATTCAAACGCTAAAACGGATTAAATTAACATAATGTGTTCAACACAATTATTCCAGTACTGGCATTTGGGGTTAAATAAACTGCCAATTTAAAACAGGCACTATCAGAGTCTGGCTTTGGTAATGTATTGGTGGACATCTCTAATATAAGTTAAATAATTAGATAGGTACCTGGGGGCTAAGTCAGTAATAATTATGTGGACCAGACAGAGTTTGATTAATATTACCCTTTTCTCTACAGATAGCAGGCCAAGCTGATTAAAATGCTTGACCTCCAGATGAGTAGGAGGGGGGAGTTTAAGTACAACTCACCAGCTTGTTTTGGTTGGTttgtagcttattctttagatgtttagggatgctggtgaaccatgatgtgcaggcttaatcaaagtgacactgaaCTAGCGCACCAGCCAGATTCATTAGGGTGTCTCTATCAAGATATTTTGAGGTCCGAGCTAGGAATTAAAACATTTTTGGTTTATCTTTGTTAAAACCTTCAGTGCCATAGTCTCACCAGTCAGGTACCTATCCAATTCCCACACAAGGTAGCTGCCGGAGGTGTTTGGCGTAACGGAGGTTTTTTGGTGTGACCACTGAGTTGCCCACTTTGACCCTCAAACCAGGGGTCCTTGCAAGATTTACTCTGGAACCAAATTAGATGGATTCTGTTTTTCCAAGAGGAAGAGAAAGTTTGTAATCTGAAAGCCATTTAGTGATATTGGATAACTCTGCACTAAGGATCTCTTCTAGTGAGGCTTTGTTCTTATGGGACACCAGTAGAGCAGAGTCATCTACATACAAAAACAATTTACGAGAGCAGGCTGATTTCTCTATTATTAATGTACAGTAGGAAGAGAAGTGGGCCAAGGCTGCTCCCCTGCGGGACCCCACGGCCAATCCCTTTCCATTAACATCCAACCATTTGGTCTCTACCTGTTAATTAGGATTTAACCCAGTCAATGGCCCTGCTGTTAATACCAAGGGCTTTTAACTTGTAGAGCATGATACTATGGTCAACCATGTCAAATGCCTTCTGCAGATCCAGCATTACCATTCCACAGAAATGTCCCCGGTCAACTTCTTTCCTGATAAAGTAAGTTAAAGAGCGACTGAACACGCCGATTGGTacgtgtgtttttctgttgctcattagaaaaacGAGATTTCAGTCTTGGAGTTGTGAGACACTGTAGACGTGGAAGCatatttcacttcctcaaaatccccagaatgaatctaaaataactcaagaaatctgtaattaattttgacCTTTTTTGCTGAGGATGTTTTCGTTgttcaattttacatctaactaaggtgtttggtgccaTATTTCTGAAGTTTAAAAATGCGAGACACGTTGTCGTATGTAAACAAAGTCGGAGCTGCTGGTCAGGGCTGTTTCACGGTCTATGCTATTGTATGGAGAGCAATCACTGCACCTTGTGACACACGGATGTTCCAAAGTCTGTTTtagacaagactgactttatgaccaaaattatacTATTTACAATTTTTAGTCGTTTTTTACACTAAAATACCTGACATATTGATGCCACgtaggccgttttcaaagggatgtgttgctttttaaaggcagtcaCACTTTAAAACAATAGACGGGTCAGTGGAGTGGGACTTTCTAAAACCAGACTGTAGTTTGTATAAAATATTATTCTTGCCAGTA
This window contains:
- the LOC121551613 gene encoding methyltransferase-like protein 22 gives rise to the protein MDQITFHYDTVLSDVHLLLPNSCHLMARLNSVGQPVFISRFRILWDGAKQDTCDLGSPCGGEELDRDTQEEKGRGDARGSETGADGDGGADGGADGGEDGGVEPPLDEDGDLAVTRRQSLPRMDRDRDVVYPIILSQARREEEEEEEEEECPRDVIRIEHTMATPLEDVGKQVWRGAFLLADLILSQPTTFRGATVLELGAGTGLTSIVMATVAKTVYCTDVGEDLLSMCQKNVILNRHLMEPAGGEVRVRLLDWLRHDLCTDADAEFGWTEDEVADLHDNTTVIIAADVCYDDDLTDALFRTLYRICNNLHLPCTTYLSIEKRLNFTLRHLEVSCEAYNHFRNCLCEMQELRDGRTCFTVEQVTPSFPQCLLYERIEQLELWKVTAVPV